A region from the Sorex araneus isolate mSorAra2 chromosome 6, mSorAra2.pri, whole genome shotgun sequence genome encodes:
- the LOC129405948 gene encoding mas-related G-protein coupled receptor member X1-like: MAPQVNLIMFLFSYVAGLSILSAINTERCLSVHKPIWYRCYRPKHMSSVMCTLLWALALLLINLLLVFCALWFGYPNRYFCGLTAYSIITWPFLSFGLLFGSSLVLLIRLLCGSWKIKLTRLYVTIGLTVLVFLLCGLPWGISRVLLYWMPTISYMNNIIVHEVIDLLTCVNSCANPIIYFFVGSFRQQRRQQRRSLKVILQRALQDVPEEDGSQGSPPQETLEMAGNTHLT, from the coding sequence ATGGCGCCCCAAGTTAATTTGATAATGTTTCTCTTTTCGTATGTTGCAGGCCTGAGCATTCTCAGTGCCATTAATACTGAGCGTTGTCTGTCTGTCCATAAGCCCATCTGGTATCGTTGCTACCGTCCAAAACACATGTCATCTGTCATGTGTACCTTGCTCtgggccctggccctgctcctgATCAACCTGCTATTGGTGTTCTGTGCCTTATGGTTTGGATATCCTAATAGATATTTCTGTGGTTTAACTGCTTACAGCATTATCACATGGCCATTTCTCTCCTTTGGGCTTCTATTTGGGTCCAGCCTAGTGCTGCTGATTAGATTGTTGTGTGGCTCCTGGAAGATAAAGCTGACCAGGCTGTACGTGACCATCGGGCTCACAGTGCTGGTCTTCCTCCTCTGTGGCCTGCCCTGGGGAATTAGTCGTGTTCTCTTATACTGGATGCCAACTATTTCTTACATGAACAACATTATAGTTCATGAAGTGATAGATTTATTAACCTGTGTCAATAGCTGTGCCAATCCCATAATTTACTTCTTTGTTGGCTCTTTTAGACAGCAGAGAAGACAGCAAAGAAGGAGCCTCAAAGTAATTCTGCAGAGAGCTTTGCAGGATGTTCCTGAGGAGGATGGAAGCCAAGGCAGCCCCCCTCAGGAGACCCTGGAGATGGCAGGAAATACTCATTTGACCTAA
- the LOC129405949 gene encoding mas-related G-protein coupled receptor member X1-like: MNVTVTPCVTENTLKYENYWEDFERKRNITWLISGIVEFIISLVGLAGNAVVLWLLAFRMQRNAFSVYILNLAGADFVCLSTHMVSSILRLTKYTGLYSNMVSNVNFIMFLFSYIASLSILSAISTERCLSVLKPIWYRCHRPKHMSSVMCALLWALALLLIILNVGFCILWFEYPNGYLCDLTAYSIITWPFLSFGLLFGTSLVLLIRLLCGSWKIKLTRLYVTIGLTVLVFLLCGLPWGIKHIPLFWRSRLYDRDFIIVSEVLDLLTCVNSCANPIIYFFVGSYRQQRRQQRKSLKIVLQRALQDVPEGDGSQGSPPQETLEMSGNTHVI; the protein is encoded by the coding sequence ATGAATGTAACTGTCACACCTTGTGTGACTGAAAATACACTGAAGTATGAGAATTACTGGGAGGACTTTGAGAGAAAACGGAATATAACTTGGCTGATCTCAGGCATTGTGGAATTCATCAtttccctggtggggctggcaggaaatgCTGTGGTGCTCTGGCTCCTGGCTTTCCGCATGCAGAGGAATGCTTTCTCAGTCTACATCCTCAACTTGGCCGGAGCTGATTTTGTCTGTCTATCCACCCACATGGTATCCTCCATACTACGTCTTACAAAATATACCGGACTATACTCCAACATGGTGTccaatgttaattttataatgtttctCTTTTCATATATTGCAAGCCTGAGCATTCTCAGTGCCATTAGTACTGAGCGATGTCTGTCTGTCCTAAAGCCCATCTGGTATCGTTGCCACCGTCCAAAACACATGTCATCTGTCATGTGTGCCTTGCTCtgggccctggccctgctcctgATCATCCTAAATGTTGGGTTCTGTATCTTATGGTTTGAATATCCTAATGGATATTTGTGTGATTTAACTGCTTACAGCATTATCACATGGCCGTTTCTCTCCTTTGGGCTTCTGTTTGGGACCAGCCTGGTGCTGCTGATTAGATTGTTGTGTGGCTCCTGGAAGATAAAGCTGACCAGGCTGTATGTGACCATCGGGCTCACAGTGTTGGTCTTCCTCCTCTGTGGCCTGCCCTGGGGAATCAAGCATATTCCCTTATTCTGGAGGTCACGTCTTTATGACAGGGACTTCATAATAGTAAGTGAAGTGCTGGATTTATTAACCTGTGTCAACAGCTGTGCTAATCCCATTATCTACTTCTTTGTTGGCTCTTATAGgcagcagagaagacagcaaagaaagagcctcaaaatagTTCTGCAGAGAGCTTTGCAGGATGTTCCTGAGGGGGATGGAAGCCAAGGCAGCCCTCCTCAGGAGACCCTGGAGATGTCAGGAAATACTCATGTGATCTAA